A part of Pseudomonas sp. HR96 genomic DNA contains:
- a CDS encoding diguanylate cyclase, translated as MTPLSADDRTQVLEDASFQFWRHIRPIVQIAMAIHVLLLLMFVALDIPALYLGNALSLFAYAGCEMALRRRRFRLAGMLICSEIILHAALATWVLGWDSNFYMYMFCTVPILAFSFQTAPVRRALLSMSILLVLLGGYTLRRRLGLAHPLSPGLMDTFGIGNIVFATALLMQTAKLSVRFTRSMHYHLFQKANRDSLTDLYTRRRILQRVPQLLPGVPVAVVMLDIDHFKDINDRYGHDRGDLVLQRVAQAINDSVRLTDMASRWGGEEFMVLMPDTSMEEARQVAERIQLRLRQVPLSEEVDARQVTATFAIAQIRPGEDFLDGLKRTDQALYEGKQRGRDRIMQAH; from the coding sequence ATGACCCCGCTTTCGGCCGACGACCGCACCCAGGTGCTGGAAGACGCCTCTTTCCAGTTCTGGCGGCACATTCGCCCCATCGTGCAGATCGCCATGGCGATTCACGTGCTGTTGCTGCTCATGTTCGTGGCTTTGGACATTCCGGCGCTGTACCTGGGCAATGCCCTGAGCCTGTTCGCCTATGCCGGCTGCGAAATGGCGCTGCGCCGCCGGCGTTTTCGCCTGGCGGGCATGCTCATCTGCAGCGAGATCATCCTGCACGCGGCCCTGGCCACCTGGGTGCTGGGCTGGGACAGCAACTTCTATATGTACATGTTCTGCACCGTGCCGATCCTCGCGTTCAGCTTCCAGACCGCGCCGGTACGCCGCGCCCTGCTGAGCATGAGCATCCTGCTGGTGCTGCTGGGCGGCTACACGCTGCGCCGCCGGCTGGGCCTGGCACACCCGCTGTCTCCCGGGCTGATGGACACCTTCGGCATCGGCAACATCGTCTTTGCCACGGCGCTGCTGATGCAGACCGCCAAGCTGTCGGTGCGCTTCACCCGCTCGATGCACTACCACCTGTTCCAGAAGGCCAACCGCGACAGCCTGACAGACCTCTACACGCGCCGGCGCATCCTCCAGCGGGTGCCGCAGTTGCTGCCAGGGGTACCGGTGGCAGTGGTGATGCTCGATATCGACCACTTCAAGGACATCAACGACCGCTACGGCCATGACCGTGGTGACCTGGTGCTGCAGCGCGTCGCCCAGGCGATCAACGACAGCGTGCGCCTCACTGACATGGCGTCGCGCTGGGGCGGTGAGGAATTCATGGTGCTGATGCCTGATACCTCCATGGAGGAGGCCCGCCAGGTGGCCGAGCGCATCCAGCTGCGCCTGCGCCAGGTGCCCCTGAGCGAGGAGGTCGATGCGCGCCAGGTCACCGCCACCTTCGCCATTGCCCAGATACGCCCGGGCGAGGACTTTCTCGACGGCCTCAAGCGCACCGACCAGGCGCTGTACGAGGGCAAGCAGCGCGGCCGCGACCGTATCATGCAGGCGCACTGA